The Nitrospira sp. genome contains a region encoding:
- a CDS encoding acyl-CoA dehydrogenase family protein, which yields MAALFKGFERIEEARERLAGRSFMVGLFAGRPDFSLLLMPDESPEDKASWEAFRPRLETFLKTNVDPDEIERTARIPDSVLKGLFALGAFGMKIPRQYGGLGFSYTNYGRALMLMASWSNALALTVAVPQSIGIAMPILMFGNEEQRRTYLPLVAREAISAFALTEPITGSDAANIATEAVLDSSGTAFVVNGEKLWCTNGPIARYVTLIARVPAKRKAQNGQTSWEPVPAGKEADDHVHTAFILDMHTPGVHIRQHCQFEGCRGIENAHMTFTDVHVPAGNVIGEVGRGLKYALTILNVGRAVSIPAICLGMAKQAWQPTLDRANQRLTFQKPLGTRQTQRIRLGRMAANLFAMEALAFTAWRMADQHTFDVRIEAALAKLFCSERTIQFLKDAQVIFGGMGYETAHSKWVRGEPAFGIEQLVRDAEMYRIGEGATDILRPFVAREGLNMHLERAGHLFDERTTGIRQFIELRRLLQFYAPWYMSQWRSRRLPPRPEFQRSNVRSKLLFVERASRRLARTIFYAMLLHRKTLQDDQGRQNRIEMIGEDLLVIAATALYADTQERIAAHSDVWELVEGYVREATDRIAHNTQGLIRNRDAGVASIGSKALSGRYASLTDGIIQRALQDYVRRERALKPDEEHMRKVV from the coding sequence ATGGCCGCTCTGTTCAAAGGGTTCGAACGGATCGAAGAAGCCAGAGAGCGATTGGCAGGCCGGAGTTTTATGGTGGGGCTATTTGCGGGAAGGCCCGACTTTTCGCTCCTCCTCATGCCGGACGAGTCGCCGGAAGACAAGGCTTCCTGGGAAGCATTCCGCCCACGCCTGGAAACTTTTCTCAAGACGAATGTCGATCCCGATGAAATCGAACGGACCGCGAGAATCCCCGACTCCGTCCTGAAGGGACTTTTCGCGCTCGGCGCCTTCGGCATGAAGATCCCCCGGCAGTACGGCGGGCTCGGTTTCTCGTACACGAACTATGGCCGCGCGCTCATGCTCATGGCGAGCTGGAGCAACGCGCTGGCTCTCACAGTCGCCGTGCCGCAATCGATCGGTATCGCGATGCCGATCCTCATGTTCGGCAACGAGGAGCAGCGCCGCACGTACCTTCCGCTTGTGGCGCGGGAGGCAATATCGGCTTTCGCTCTCACGGAACCGATTACCGGGTCTGACGCCGCAAACATTGCGACGGAGGCCGTCCTGGATTCCAGCGGAACGGCGTTTGTCGTGAACGGGGAAAAGCTATGGTGCACGAACGGCCCCATCGCGCGCTACGTGACGTTGATCGCACGGGTACCGGCCAAACGGAAAGCGCAGAATGGGCAAACGAGCTGGGAACCGGTTCCCGCCGGCAAAGAAGCAGATGATCACGTGCACACCGCCTTCATCCTCGATATGCACACACCCGGTGTCCATATTCGACAGCACTGCCAGTTCGAGGGATGCCGGGGCATCGAGAATGCTCACATGACGTTCACGGATGTTCACGTCCCGGCGGGGAATGTCATCGGTGAGGTCGGCCGAGGGCTCAAGTACGCGCTGACCATCCTCAACGTGGGCCGCGCGGTCAGCATCCCGGCCATTTGCTTGGGCATGGCCAAACAAGCTTGGCAACCTACGCTCGATCGGGCGAACCAGCGCCTCACCTTCCAGAAGCCTTTAGGCACCAGGCAGACGCAACGCATCAGGCTGGGCCGCATGGCCGCGAACCTCTTCGCGATGGAGGCCCTCGCGTTCACGGCGTGGCGAATGGCGGATCAGCACACGTTTGACGTCCGGATCGAAGCGGCTCTGGCCAAGCTGTTCTGCTCCGAGAGAACGATTCAGTTCTTAAAAGACGCCCAAGTCATCTTCGGCGGGATGGGATACGAAACAGCCCATTCCAAGTGGGTCCGTGGAGAGCCTGCGTTCGGCATCGAGCAGCTGGTCCGCGATGCGGAGATGTACCGAATCGGAGAAGGGGCCACGGATATCCTGCGACCATTCGTCGCCCGCGAGGGTCTCAACATGCATCTCGAAAGAGCCGGGCATCTCTTCGACGAACGAACGACGGGCATTCGTCAATTCATCGAGTTGCGCCGACTCCTCCAATTCTACGCTCCTTGGTACATGAGCCAATGGAGAAGTCGCCGACTACCGCCACGCCCGGAATTCCAGCGCTCCAATGTCCGCTCCAAGCTGCTATTCGTGGAGCGTGCGAGCCGTCGACTGGCGCGGACGATCTTTTATGCCATGCTGCTTCATCGGAAGACGCTTCAAGACGATCAGGGCCGGCAAAACCGGATCGAAATGATCGGCGAAGATCTTCTGGTGATCGCAGCCACGGCGCTATACGCCGACACACAGGAACGGATCGCCGCGCATTCGGACGTTTGGGAACTCGTGGAGGGATATGTTCGAGAAGCGACGGACCGGATCGCTCATAACACTCAAGGATTGATTCGTAATCGGGACGCAGGGGTGGCATCCATCGGGAGCAAGGCCCTGAGCGGTCGATATGCTTCACTGACCGATGGAATCATACAGCGTGCTCTTCAAGACTACGTGAGGCGGGAGAGGGCCTTGAAGCCCGATGAAGAGCATATGCGTAAGGTGGTGTGA
- a CDS encoding zinc-binding alcohol dehydrogenase family protein has protein sequence MRAWLMDSYNGVDQLRLGEVPDPQPGAAEVRLNVRYAALNPADAFLAQGLYPAKPVLPHILGRDGVGNVESVGSRVNNIRRGDTVGILRCEAGVEIPGTLAEKVVVPADSLVRIPAGWSLEEMAGAPLVFLTAWQALTQWNDPPAPPPGGSVLLMTGASGGVGVASVMLGKSMGLVVVGLSRDAEKRAKLNALGADFVFDPAAHNLVKSVSAAIHPKRVDLAIDCVGGKLLSHVIALLGHRGRISIVGRSGGVVPEFNPATLLFRRICIGGVAVGDYTSQAAQAAWEHIVGRLKAIGRHPQVDSVIPFEAVMMGFSRLAQGPMGKVVIRVAD, from the coding sequence ATGCGTGCCTGGTTGATGGATTCCTATAACGGAGTTGACCAGTTGCGTCTCGGCGAGGTGCCCGATCCTCAGCCCGGGGCGGCAGAGGTCCGGCTCAACGTGCGGTATGCCGCGCTCAATCCGGCGGATGCCTTTCTGGCACAAGGGCTGTATCCGGCCAAGCCCGTTCTGCCTCATATTCTCGGGCGCGACGGCGTGGGCAACGTCGAGAGCGTGGGATCGCGTGTGAACAACATTCGCAGGGGTGACACAGTCGGGATTCTGCGCTGTGAAGCGGGAGTGGAAATCCCGGGAACCCTGGCTGAGAAAGTCGTGGTTCCTGCGGACAGTCTCGTCCGTATCCCCGCCGGTTGGTCCCTCGAAGAAATGGCCGGCGCCCCGCTCGTCTTCTTAACCGCCTGGCAGGCCTTGACTCAGTGGAATGATCCTCCGGCTCCGCCACCAGGGGGATCGGTTCTCCTCATGACCGGCGCGTCGGGTGGAGTCGGCGTGGCATCGGTGATGCTCGGAAAATCGATGGGTCTGGTCGTCGTAGGTCTATCGCGCGATGCGGAGAAGAGAGCCAAATTGAACGCGCTGGGAGCGGACTTCGTATTCGATCCTGCGGCCCACAACCTTGTGAAATCCGTCTCAGCGGCGATCCATCCCAAGAGAGTGGACCTGGCTATCGACTGCGTCGGCGGCAAGCTGCTCTCTCACGTCATCGCGCTTCTCGGCCATCGTGGCCGAATCAGCATCGTGGGCCGGAGCGGAGGCGTAGTTCCGGAGTTCAATCCAGCGACCTTATTATTCCGGCGCATTTGCATCGGCGGCGTCGCGGTTGGAGACTACACAAGCCAGGCCGCACAGGCAGCGTGGGAACACATTGTCGGTCGGCTGAAGGCGATCGGACGCCATCCACAGGTAGACAGCGTGATCCCATTCGAAGCCGTCATGATGGGATTCTCGAGACTCGCGCAGGGTCCCATGGGAAAAGTAGTGATACGGGTGGCCGACTAG
- a CDS encoding cytochrome c, translated as MRLVSSVILLTLTAAGILSMPPHGKATSRSASDRMAKGKQVYLKHCAGCHGSEGKGDGYKLLGADPANLTSPATQNKSDAALLTSIHEGKATMPSWNIRLSQQDARDVLVYVRTLAK; from the coding sequence ATGAGACTGGTCAGTTCAGTGATCCTTCTCACACTGACGGCAGCGGGCATACTTTCTATGCCTCCGCATGGAAAAGCGACCTCTCGATCCGCATCGGATCGGATGGCAAAGGGGAAACAGGTCTACCTTAAGCATTGCGCCGGGTGTCATGGTTCCGAGGGAAAAGGGGACGGGTACAAACTCCTCGGCGCCGATCCGGCCAACCTTACATCGCCGGCGACACAAAACAAGTCGGATGCGGCTCTTCTCACCTCCATACATGAAGGAAAAGCAACCATGCCTTCATGGAACATTCGCCTGTCTCAGCAGGACGCGCGCGATGTGCTCGTGTATGTACGGACTCTCGCCAAGTAG
- the fdhF gene encoding formate dehydrogenase subunit alpha gives MTPMAHITINGKRVIAEQGDTVYQTAIRAGIAIPSLCASAHLAPYGSCRLCLAEIEGMKGVHATCSMPVRDGMVVATESSQLTRYRRNVIELYLSERPTTESLGELTRLADLYGVTDVRYPVGAQRDQIRDESNPFFTFDNVKCISCARCVRACDEIQPARAVSMIRSGFAVRPGWGGAIGTGRHSRIADSNCVSCGACVKECPTGALSEKTVLEHGPATRQVRTTCAYCGVGCTFHAGVRDGRIVAMVPADDGPTNHGHACLKGRFGWTYNDADDRIRTPLLREGDGWKAVGWEQALDLVARSFSRIRETAGPDAVAAISSSRGTNEENYLFGKFIRCVMGTNHIDNCARVCHSATVTGMMETLGASAATNSIRDLDDAKLILVVGANPTESHPVLGAKLLQLARRGVPFIVIDPRRTEIAGVATIHLQLRPGTNVALLNGLGHVIAEEGLLDQSFIAGRTEGVEDWLATVKAYPPETVERLTGVPAHDIRRAARMYAQSGAALALHGLGMTEHRWGSHGVMALCDLALATGNIARPGTGINPLRGQNNVQGASDSGCLPTHFVAYQSLSDPVVAARHESITGKPLPSKRGMKIPDMWEAALDGRLKALWIVGYDVAQTDPNLKKVREALSRIEFLVVQDLFMSETAKFAHLVLPGASFLEKDGTFTNLERRIQRIRKVVDPPHGILPDWQVVCEVSRRMGYPMHYGHPSEIMKEIAALSPILAGVTYERLDQPDGLQWPVLDNEHPGTTLMHADGFPRGKGRFVGVDYLPPGEQPNEDYPFVLITGRILEHYNCGAQTRRTPLIDLVDRDVLEMHPDDCARLGLDGDQMVRLVSPRSAAVLPVRPSTRMRPGELFTSFHFPGSDVNSLLSSSADESSKCPEYKVSVVRVEPVDGKTPDAGR, from the coding sequence ATGACACCGATGGCACACATCACCATCAACGGGAAACGGGTCATTGCTGAACAGGGCGATACCGTCTATCAAACCGCCATTCGAGCCGGCATTGCGATTCCCAGTCTGTGTGCGTCGGCGCATCTCGCTCCGTACGGATCCTGCCGGCTGTGCCTTGCGGAAATCGAGGGCATGAAGGGCGTCCATGCGACATGTTCCATGCCGGTCCGTGATGGGATGGTCGTTGCGACGGAAAGCTCTCAGTTGACTCGGTATCGGCGGAATGTGATCGAGCTCTATTTATCCGAGCGTCCAACCACTGAGTCTCTCGGCGAGCTGACCCGCTTGGCGGATCTCTATGGTGTGACCGACGTTCGATATCCGGTCGGCGCACAACGCGATCAAATCCGCGACGAGTCCAACCCCTTCTTTACATTCGACAACGTCAAATGTATTTCATGCGCACGGTGCGTGCGGGCCTGCGATGAGATTCAGCCTGCTCGTGCTGTCTCCATGATTCGAAGCGGATTCGCGGTGAGGCCGGGATGGGGCGGGGCTATCGGCACCGGCCGGCACAGCCGGATTGCCGACTCGAATTGCGTCTCCTGCGGCGCCTGCGTCAAAGAATGTCCAACGGGGGCTCTATCTGAAAAAACCGTGCTCGAGCACGGCCCTGCCACTCGTCAAGTCCGCACGACATGTGCGTATTGCGGAGTCGGATGTACCTTTCACGCCGGTGTTCGAGACGGCCGTATCGTTGCCATGGTGCCGGCCGACGATGGCCCGACCAATCATGGCCATGCCTGCCTGAAGGGCCGGTTCGGGTGGACGTACAACGATGCCGACGATCGAATTCGGACACCGCTGCTCCGCGAAGGCGATGGTTGGAAAGCCGTCGGGTGGGAGCAGGCGCTGGATCTCGTAGCCCGTTCGTTCAGCCGGATCAGAGAGACAGCCGGTCCGGACGCCGTCGCTGCAATTTCCTCAAGCCGCGGGACCAATGAAGAAAATTATCTGTTCGGCAAATTTATACGCTGCGTCATGGGCACGAACCATATCGACAACTGTGCCCGCGTCTGCCACAGCGCGACCGTGACCGGCATGATGGAGACGCTTGGCGCCTCCGCTGCCACCAATTCCATTCGCGATCTGGACGACGCCAAGCTGATTCTCGTTGTCGGTGCAAATCCGACCGAGTCGCATCCGGTCCTTGGCGCCAAACTGCTTCAGCTAGCCCGACGAGGCGTGCCGTTCATAGTCATCGATCCGCGGCGGACCGAGATCGCTGGGGTAGCCACGATTCATCTGCAATTGCGGCCCGGCACCAACGTGGCGCTCCTCAATGGTCTCGGGCACGTAATCGCCGAGGAAGGCTTACTCGATCAGAGTTTCATCGCCGGGCGTACCGAGGGGGTTGAGGACTGGCTCGCGACGGTAAAAGCCTATCCGCCGGAGACCGTCGAGCGGCTGACCGGTGTGCCTGCCCATGACATTCGCCGTGCGGCCAGGATGTATGCTCAAAGCGGGGCGGCGCTTGCCCTTCATGGTCTGGGGATGACGGAGCATCGCTGGGGCAGTCACGGCGTCATGGCGTTGTGCGATCTTGCCCTCGCAACGGGCAACATCGCGAGGCCCGGCACCGGCATCAACCCCCTGAGAGGACAAAACAATGTACAAGGGGCTTCGGACTCCGGCTGCCTGCCGACGCACTTCGTCGCGTATCAATCCTTGAGCGATCCCGTGGTGGCGGCGCGGCACGAGTCCATCACGGGAAAGCCTTTGCCGAGCAAACGAGGTATGAAGATTCCGGACATGTGGGAGGCGGCGCTCGATGGACGGCTGAAGGCGCTGTGGATTGTAGGCTATGACGTGGCGCAGACCGATCCGAATCTCAAAAAAGTGAGAGAGGCTCTGTCGCGGATCGAGTTTCTCGTGGTGCAGGATCTCTTCATGAGCGAGACCGCGAAATTTGCGCATCTTGTGCTCCCCGGCGCGTCATTCCTGGAAAAAGATGGAACCTTTACCAACTTGGAGCGGCGCATTCAGCGCATCAGAAAGGTGGTGGACCCACCTCACGGCATTCTTCCGGACTGGCAAGTAGTCTGCGAAGTTTCCCGCCGAATGGGATACCCGATGCATTATGGACATCCTTCCGAGATCATGAAGGAAATAGCGGCGTTGAGTCCGATATTGGCCGGTGTGACGTACGAACGATTGGATCAGCCGGACGGTTTACAGTGGCCGGTGCTCGACAACGAACATCCGGGGACAACGCTCATGCATGCAGACGGTTTTCCCAGAGGCAAAGGTCGTTTTGTCGGCGTGGATTATCTCCCGCCGGGTGAACAGCCCAACGAGGACTATCCGTTCGTGCTGATCACCGGGCGTATTTTGGAGCATTACAATTGCGGCGCACAGACGAGGAGAACCCCTCTCATCGACTTAGTAGACCGTGACGTGCTTGAAATGCATCCCGACGATTGTGCTCGCCTGGGGTTGGATGGAGATCAGATGGTACGCCTTGTGAGTCCCCGAAGCGCGGCCGTTCTGCCGGTTCGGCCCAGCACGCGCATGCGGCCGGGCGAATTATTCACCAGCTTTCATTTCCCCGGCTCGGATGTGAACAGCCTGCTTTCGTCCAGCGCAGATGAAAGCTCCAAATGTCCTGAATACAAGGTCTCCGTAGTGCGCGTTGAACCGGTGGACGGAAAGACGCCTGACGCAGGCAGGTAG
- a CDS encoding helix-turn-helix transcriptional regulator, with product MTEIAEYFELVKGRYGLSSDYALAEKLGIAQPEANLMRRGLKVPKPELCIKIAKLLNKNPVELLLIAQKDKAPKQAKEYWTLAQTAVGVMLHVPKSPKYIPRKVAAIGQELRQLETQTLLYEGAEANAEAVRLVQTAEQSMDAIMERWNIWKKGEALYPSYLLANQAAVKRGVTIRRLIVLTREQMRQESVVTDAIQVMDDQYRAGIKIFFAFREELERAAAFQRFEEDYRQQGAARDLNTAIFDREILIFSRSYGQVQLGMVAPTIPITMINQLEITWKPELLRDLDPAPLFDMTRYVFEFCEPRAFKKELERFTRSVA from the coding sequence ATGACGGAAATCGCGGAATACTTCGAATTGGTCAAGGGACGGTACGGATTGAGCAGCGATTACGCCTTGGCGGAGAAACTGGGAATCGCTCAGCCGGAAGCCAACCTGATGCGCCGAGGGCTCAAAGTCCCCAAGCCGGAATTGTGCATCAAGATCGCCAAGCTCCTGAACAAAAATCCGGTTGAACTCCTCCTGATCGCTCAAAAAGACAAAGCCCCGAAACAGGCCAAAGAGTACTGGACTTTGGCCCAGACCGCCGTCGGTGTCATGCTCCACGTTCCGAAGAGCCCGAAATACATTCCACGCAAAGTAGCAGCCATCGGCCAAGAACTCCGCCAGCTTGAAACACAGACGTTGCTCTACGAAGGCGCCGAAGCAAATGCGGAAGCCGTTCGGCTCGTCCAAACCGCGGAACAATCCATGGACGCCATCATGGAGCGATGGAACATCTGGAAAAAGGGAGAGGCCTTGTACCCAAGCTACCTGTTGGCCAACCAAGCGGCGGTCAAGCGGGGGGTTACGATTCGCCGCCTCATAGTCCTGACGCGCGAACAGATGCGACAAGAATCGGTCGTCACGGATGCCATCCAGGTCATGGATGACCAATATCGGGCCGGCATCAAGATCTTCTTTGCGTTTCGTGAAGAGCTGGAACGGGCGGCCGCCTTTCAACGTTTCGAGGAAGACTACAGGCAACAAGGGGCTGCGCGCGATCTCAATACCGCCATCTTTGACAGAGAGATTCTGATCTTCTCCCGATCCTACGGGCAAGTCCAGCTCGGCATGGTGGCGCCCACCATACCGATTACGATGATCAACCAACTGGAAATCACGTGGAAGCCGGAGTTGTTGCGGGACCTCGATCCGGCTCCGCTCTTCGACATGACCCGATATGTGTTCGAATTTTGCGAACCCCGGGCTTTCAAGAAGGAATTGGAGCGATTCACGAGGTCGGTTGCATGA